The genomic segment GACAAAGGTCATGTCGGGCTCCGGAGACGTGCACGAAGGTTGAAAAACGCACCGAGCTTGTCGAGTTGAGGCATGCCGAAGCGGGACAGCCTGATGAAAAGTACCAGCAGAAATACGGCGTGGCCGCCAATCAGGAAGCCTTGCGGATGCAATTGCGCACCGAGCGATTGGGCAAGGCCAAGAACGATGCCGCCGGCAAGCGTGCCCCACAGCGATCCCGCTCCGCCGATGACAGCCGTCTCGAAAGCGAAGAGAAGCTGCGGGCCGCCGGCATAGGGGCTGAAAGTTGCCCGCATCCCGAGAAAGGCCCCGGCAATCCCGATGGTGACCATGGTGATCGCGGTGGCGACGGCATTGACCCTGCGCGCATCGATGCCGACCAGCCCTGCCGTATCGGGATCCTCGGCCGTGGCGCGGATGGCGCGGCCGAGCGCAAAGCGGCCGAGGAAAAACTGCAGCCCCCCGAGAATGAAGACTGCCGTCACCATCATCATGACGGCAAGCTTGCCGACGAAGATGTGGCCCGGCAACTGCCAGGACGCATAGGACAGGTTGCCGATGAAGGGCGCGAGCGACCGTGTGTCGGCGCCGAACTGCTCAAACAGCAGGTTGTCGATGACGATCGACAGGCCGAAGGTTGTGAGGATCGGCAGCAGCGTCCCGCCACGGGCGCTGCGTTCCAGAATGAATCGCTGCAGCAGCCAGCCGAGGATCGCCATGACGGGCAGCACGATCAGCAGGCCGGCGAAAGGCGGAATGCCGGCCTTGGCGGCAAGCAGCCACAGCCCATATGCGGCCGCGACCGCCAGGCTGCCATGGGCGAGATTGATGATCCGCATGACGGAGAACATGAAGGACAGGCCGCAGGCGATGACGGCGTAGTAGCCCCCGAGCAGAATGCCCTGGATCAGAGTGTTGATCATGATGCGCTCCTTTCGCCGGCGGCCCGGTGCAATCCGAAATAGGCCTGGGTGACGTGCTCGCGAGTGACGGCTGCGGCCGGCCTGTCGAGGACGATGCGTCCTTCCAGCATGCAGATGACGCGGCTTGCCACGCTCATGGCGCGGGCAAGGTCCTGCTCTACGAGCACGATGGTCGTTCCCGAGGTCAGCAATGCCTGCAGTTGGGCGTAGACGCGATCGACGACCAGAGGCGAAAGTCCGAGCGAGACTTCGTCCAGCAGAAGAATATCGGGATTGCTCATCAGCGCCCGGCCGATGGCAGTCGCCTGCTGTTCCCCGCCCGAGAGATGCCCGGTCTTTGCGTGGCGGCGGGGTTTGAGGTTCGGGAAGGCGTCGAGGACGCGGTCGACGCTCCATTCACCCTTGCGGCCGCAGCTCTTTCCGAGAAGCAGGTTCTCTTCCACGGTCATCTGCGAGAAAAGGCGCCGGCCTTCCGGCACCAGGGCAATGCCCTTGGCGATCCGTTTGTGGGACGGGACGGCGGCCAGGTCTTCATCGTTGAGAAGGACTTGGCCGGAGCATGGAAGATGGGCGCCGGCGATCGATCTGAGCAGCGTCGTCTTGCCCGCGCCGTTGGCGCCGACCAGTGCCAGCACCTCACTCTTGGCAATATCGAAACTGACGCCGCGCACCGCCTGAAGCAGGCCGTGGCGGACGTCGAGGTCGCGGATGGAGAGAAGGCTCATGCGGGTGTCCCTCCGAGATAGGCCTTGACCACCTCCGCATTGCTCATGACCATTTTCGGCTCGCCGTCGGCGATAATCCTGCCCGCGTCCATGCAGATCAGCCGTTCCGCCACCTGCAGAAGGATATGGACGATGTGCTCGATCCAGACGATGCCGATACCGCGGCGGCGCAATTCGAGGATGGTTTCGACGAGCTCGCTCGCCTCGCCATCGGTCAGTCCTCCGCCGATCTCGTCGAGCAGCAACAGCCTCGGCTGCGTGGCCAGCGCACGGGCAAGCTCCAGGCGTTTGCGATCGAGAAGGCCGAGCGTGTCGGCCGGGCGGTTGGCGACGTCGAGCATGCCGCAGAGCGACAGCGAATCCACCACCCGCTGATATGCTTCGTCGCGGCTTGCGGCATTGCCGTGCGATGCGGCGACGAAGACGTTTTCGAAGGTCGTCATGCCGCTGAAGGGTTTGGGAACCTGATGGGTCCGGACGAGCCCGGAGCGGCAGCGCTCCGCCGCCGTCCGGCTCGTGACATCGGCGCCATCGAAGGTGACGGTTCCCGCACTTGGCGGGAAGGCGCCGGCGAGCACGCTGAGCAGCGTCGTCTTGCCCGCGCCATTCGGCCCGACGATGCCGACCGCGTCGCCATCGCCCATGGAAAAATCCAGGTTTTCCAGGACGACGAGCGCGCCGAACTGCTTGTGGATCCCCTTGGCCGAGAGAAAGGCTCCCCCCGGCCGATTTTGAGCTAGCTGCTGCACTATCCGTTATCCGTTATCCGTTATAAGCGATGAGCTTGGCGCCGACCGGCACATTGGGGTCGGTGGCGTTTTCGGTGACGACATAGTCGAGCGCGAATTTCGAGCCCTCTGCCGCCTTCACCCATTGCGTGCCGATGATCGGCCCGGGAGAGACGTTGGCGACCGGGCCGCTGGTGAAGTCGACCTTGCCGGCGATCGTCGTCGTCTTCAGCGTGCTGATCGCTTTGGCCACTGCCTCTTTGCTCTTGACGTCGGTACTGGCCTTCAGCGCATCGAAGCCTGCATCGAGAAGTGCAAGGCTGGCGCCGAGCTGCTGTGTCCACTGTTTGCCGCTTGCCGTTTCGTAGCCGTCTGCGAGCTCGGTTCCGGACACGCCCGTCAGCGTCGATTTGTAGGGGAAGGCCTTATGCCAGTAGGCGGCGCTGCCAATGTTCAAGCCGAGGTCGCCGAGCGCCTCGATGTCGGAAGGAAACAGCCCCGTCTTGGCGACCTGGCAGATCTTGATCTGCTGGGTAAGGCCCTGTTGCGCGGCCTGACGCCAGAAGGCGGCGAAATCTGGCGGTATCGGGAACGAGTTGAAGATCTCGACGCCCTCCTGCCGGAAGAGAGCGATCTGCGCCGTAAAATCGGTGGTTCCGGTTTCATAGGCGCCGGGATCGACGATGGTGAAGCCCGCCTTGGCAAGCGCCGGCGCCAGATGGGTGCGGATCGCATTGCCATCGGCGTCGTTTGGATACATGACGCCGACCTTCTTGTTGGTCTCGATCAGGTTCCATTGCGAAACATAGGCCTTGTGGAACTCTTCGACGCCGAAGCCGAAATGATAGGTCCACTTGAACGGTGAAGGCGCGCCCGGCTTGGCGCCGCGACCGAAATACCAGGCTTCCCAGGGCATGACTGTCGAGAGGCAGGGAATACCGGCCGCTTCACAGGCGTCGGCCACCGGATTGATGGTTTCGGGCGTCGAGACGGCGAGCATCAGGTCGATCGCCTTGTTGTTGATCAGGTCCTTCGCCAGTTGGCCGGCGCGCGAGGGATCGGACTGGGTGTCCTGGTCGAGGATCTCCACCTTCCAGGTCTTGCCGCCCGCCTGCAGGCCGTTCGCCAGCGCCTTGCGCGCGAGGTCGAGCACGTAACCGTCGGTCTCGCCGAAGCCGCCGAGCGGGCCGGTGCGCGGGCTGATGAAGCCGACCTTCAGCGTATCGCCGCTCTGAGCGAAGGCCGTGCGACCGGAGAGCGCCAGTGCTGTTCCGCCCGCTGCGGCCGATGCGATGAAAGAGCGGCGGGTGAGCGATGCTGCGTTGAATTTTCCGTTGCGGAAAATGCCGTTCATGAAATCATTCCTCCCTCTTGATGCTGGCCTCTTGGGCCTGCTCCCATTGTTCATCCCGCCCGATCTGGTGATTAGATCGGGTAGTGCCGTTTTCCCGATGCCATGGTGATCCATCTCAGCTCGGTGAATTCGTCGATCGCGGCCTTGCCGCCGAAGCGCCCGTAGCCGCTCGATTTGACGCCGCCGAACGGCATCTGCGGCTCGTCGGAAACTGTGGCCTCATTGATGTGGCAGATGCCGGATTCGAGCCGCATGGCAACGGCAAGCGCGGCACTGACGTCGGCGCTGAAGACGGCGGCCGAGAGCCCGTATTCGTTGTCGTTGGCGACCGTCACGGCCTCGTCAACGCTGCCGACCCTGACGATCGCCGCGACAGGCCCGAAGCTCTCCTCACGGTAGATGCGCATGGCCGGCGTCACGTGATCGATGACGGTCGCGTCCATCAGCGTCCCGTGGGCCTGACCGCCGCAGACGAGGACTGCACCCTTCTGCAGCGCGTCGTCGATAAGCGACCTGACGCGGCGCACGGCCTCTGCGTTGATCAGCGTCCCGAGCGGCGTGTTGCCGTCCCCTGGGTGGCCTGCAACGAGGGTCGCGGCTTTCGTCCCGAACTTGCCGACGAAGTGGTCGGCGATCTCGTCCATCAGGATGATCCGCTCCGTCGACATGCAGATCTGGCCCTGGTTCATGAAGGCGCCGAAGGCGGCGGCGCTGACGGCCTCGTCGATATCGGCGTCGGCAAGCACGATGAACGGTGCCTTGCCGCCGAGTTCGAGCAGGCAGCGCTTCAAATGCCTTGCCGAGGCTTCGGCGATGATCCTGCCGACACGCGTGGAACCGGTGAAATTGATGCGGCGCACGGCCGGATGGGCGATCAGGGCGGCGACGACTGCGGCGGCATCGCTCGGCGCATTGGAGACGACATTGACGACGCCGCGCGGGAAACCGGCGTCACGCATGATGTCGCCGATCAGGCCATGGGTCTTCGGGCAGAGTTCGGAGGCCTTCAGGACAACGGTGTTGCCGCAGGCAAGCGGCATGGCGACGGCGCGGGTGCCGAGAATGATCGGCGCGTTCCAGGGGGCAATGCCGACGCAGACGCCTGCCGGCTGGCGCACGGCCATAGCGAGGCTGCCGGGAATGCCCGACGGAATGAGTTCGCCTGATATTTGCGTGGTCATCGCCGCCGCCTCGCGAAGAATATCGGCGCCGAGCCCGCAATTGATCGCCGCCCATTGGGCGGTGGCGCCGGTTTCGCCGGTCATGGCGGCAATGAGCTCCGGCGTGCGGGCCTCCAGCAGATCGGCGGCGGCATTCAGAAGCCGGCGCCGTTCGCCGGGGCCGGTCTGTGACCAGTCGGGAAAGGCGGCTGCGGCCGCATTGGCTGCCCGCGTCATGTCGGCGACGGATCCCGCCGAAGCAATCGTTGCGACATCGCCGGTCAGCGGATCCATGCGTTCGAAGGTGGCCCCCTCGAAAGCCTCCATCGCCTCGTTATTGATCATCAGCTTTGCCGAAAACACTGTTTCACCCACCCGCCATGTGCTGGCGCTTGCATTGTTGCCATGGGGAGAAAGACGAGCCGACGCCGCAGCCTCAAGGCCGCCTGACCATCTGTGTGTCTGTCGGAATGCCTCCTCCCAAAGGCTGATGACGGTCAGGTTACGCCGATCATCGGCGGATGGAATGCGATTTATTGGGTTAATATTGTAATTATCCGGCGATTGCTGCAATGATTGGTGGAAGCGGAGGAGAGGCGTTGGCGACGGACGGAGGCATTCATCATTATGCCAGGGGCGAGTGGCACGCGCCGTCGCTTTCGCGTCGGCGCATCCGTCTTCAGAAGGGACTCTATGCCGATTTCCACCATTTCCTTCTGCTCGGGGAGGGGCGGGCCGAGCTTCACTTCGACAGCGGCGAGGATCGGCCGTTGCAGGGACCGCTGCTTGCCTTCCTGCCGCCTCAGGCTCGCTGCGACCTGTCGATTTCTGCCGGAACCGCTGCCCATCTCGTTGGAACCTCGCCGCAGATCATGGTCGATGCGATCGGCGACAAGGTGGAATCCTATTCGCTGCGCATCTTCACCGAGCAGCGCAGGCTGGTCGAGGCATTGGATCCCCTGCTGATAGCCGAAATCAGTCCGCTGATTTTGGGTTTCGTGCGGGAACTCAGTGATCCCTTGCGTTCCTCCTGGATGGTCGCGTCCGCCTATATCAGGTTGATCCTGATGGCGCTGTGGCGCGGGGATGGCGAGAGAAGCGAGCCGCGCGGGCAGGGCGAAACCGGATCGATCCTGCAAAGATATCGGCAACTCGTCGAGGCCGGCTTCCGCCAGCACCGGCCCATCAGCGACTACGCCGCGGAATTGGGCGTCACCGCCGACCGGCTTCATTCGATCTGCCAAAGGGCGCTCGGCCGCTCGCCGATCCAGCTTTTGCACGAGCGCGTGGTGCAGGAGGCAAAGCTGAGATTGGAGCGCTCGGCCCGCAATATCCAAGAAATCTCCGACGGCCTCGGCTTTCGCGACCCGACCTATTTCAGCCATTTCTTCAAACGCAAGACCGGCCTTTCCCCCGCCGGCTACCGCGAGATCGCCCGCGCGTCGGCCGGATCGGAAAACAGCATGCTCTCCTCGGGCTATGCCGATTGGCCTTAGGCTCGGGGTTCATTGGTCAAAGTTGGAATTTGCCGGTCTTGGATCGCAAATCACATTGATATGGAAGTTCCAACAGACGTAGGACTGCAATGCGCCAATAGTAACCGTCACAACGGATCGGGTGAACGACCGCTTTGGGGCCGCAAGCGCCGGTCCGCTATGGAATGAAGAGACGTGGATAGCGGCATTTGGCCTAGGAACCGCCTGCGCGGCAAGGTTGAGCCTGGCAGGCGGGAGTGGAGGCGCTTCGCGTTGCTTTGAGCTGTTGAGCTCTGCCCGCGATGCGTCCGGCGCAGAAGCGGGCAGTCTCCGTCTCATACTTGATCCGTCCCGGATTTACGCTTTGGCGGTGTTCTGTGCAGCCTCGAATACATCGCGTGCGGACATCGTACCCGCTACGTGCTCCGTACCCGCGATTCCGAGGTCCATCCATCCTGCATTCACGGCCTCAAACATTTCTTCGGCAGGTCCGGTGTGGCCCTTCGGGATGCCGAATTGCTCGAACGCTTCCGCCCATCCTGCACGCGGGACTGCAAAGGCTTTCACGTCGAGATTCAGGACTTC from the Rhizobium sp. NZLR1 genome contains:
- a CDS encoding branched-chain amino acid ABC transporter permease, with amino-acid sequence MINTLIQGILLGGYYAVIACGLSFMFSVMRIINLAHGSLAVAAAYGLWLLAAKAGIPPFAGLLIVLPVMAILGWLLQRFILERSARGGTLLPILTTFGLSIVIDNLLFEQFGADTRSLAPFIGNLSYASWQLPGHIFVGKLAVMMMVTAVFILGGLQFFLGRFALGRAIRATAEDPDTAGLVGIDARRVNAVATAITMVTIGIAGAFLGMRATFSPYAGGPQLLFAFETAVIGGAGSLWGTLAGGIVLGLAQSLGAQLHPQGFLIGGHAVFLLVLFIRLSRFGMPQLDKLGAFFNLRARLRSPT
- a CDS encoding ABC transporter ATP-binding protein, whose amino-acid sequence is MSLLSIRDLDVRHGLLQAVRGVSFDIAKSEVLALVGANGAGKTTLLRSIAGAHLPCSGQVLLNDEDLAAVPSHKRIAKGIALVPEGRRLFSQMTVEENLLLGKSCGRKGEWSVDRVLDAFPNLKPRRHAKTGHLSGGEQQATAIGRALMSNPDILLLDEVSLGLSPLVVDRVYAQLQALLTSGTTIVLVEQDLARAMSVASRVICMLEGRIVLDRPAAAVTREHVTQAYFGLHRAAGERSAS
- a CDS encoding ABC transporter ATP-binding protein is translated as MVQQLAQNRPGGAFLSAKGIHKQFGALVVLENLDFSMGDGDAVGIVGPNGAGKTTLLSVLAGAFPPSAGTVTFDGADVTSRTAAERCRSGLVRTHQVPKPFSGMTTFENVFVAASHGNAASRDEAYQRVVDSLSLCGMLDVANRPADTLGLLDRKRLELARALATQPRLLLLDEIGGGLTDGEASELVETILELRRRGIGIVWIEHIVHILLQVAERLICMDAGRIIADGEPKMVMSNAEVVKAYLGGTPA
- a CDS encoding ABC transporter substrate-binding protein, which encodes MNGIFRNGKFNAASLTRRSFIASAAAGGTALALSGRTAFAQSGDTLKVGFISPRTGPLGGFGETDGYVLDLARKALANGLQAGGKTWKVEILDQDTQSDPSRAGQLAKDLINNKAIDLMLAVSTPETINPVADACEAAGIPCLSTVMPWEAWYFGRGAKPGAPSPFKWTYHFGFGVEEFHKAYVSQWNLIETNKKVGVMYPNDADGNAIRTHLAPALAKAGFTIVDPGAYETGTTDFTAQIALFRQEGVEIFNSFPIPPDFAAFWRQAAQQGLTQQIKICQVAKTGLFPSDIEALGDLGLNIGSAAYWHKAFPYKSTLTGVSGTELADGYETASGKQWTQQLGASLALLDAGFDALKASTDVKSKEAVAKAISTLKTTTIAGKVDFTSGPVANVSPGPIIGTQWVKAAEGSKFALDYVVTENATDPNVPVGAKLIAYNG
- a CDS encoding aldehyde dehydrogenase: MINNEAMEAFEGATFERMDPLTGDVATIASAGSVADMTRAANAAAAAFPDWSQTGPGERRRLLNAAADLLEARTPELIAAMTGETGATAQWAAINCGLGADILREAAAMTTQISGELIPSGIPGSLAMAVRQPAGVCVGIAPWNAPIILGTRAVAMPLACGNTVVLKASELCPKTHGLIGDIMRDAGFPRGVVNVVSNAPSDAAAVVAALIAHPAVRRINFTGSTRVGRIIAEASARHLKRCLLELGGKAPFIVLADADIDEAVSAAAFGAFMNQGQICMSTERIILMDEIADHFVGKFGTKAATLVAGHPGDGNTPLGTLINAEAVRRVRSLIDDALQKGAVLVCGGQAHGTLMDATVIDHVTPAMRIYREESFGPVAAIVRVGSVDEAVTVANDNEYGLSAAVFSADVSAALAVAMRLESGICHINEATVSDEPQMPFGGVKSSGYGRFGGKAAIDEFTELRWITMASGKRHYPI
- a CDS encoding AraC family transcriptional regulator, with product MATDGGIHHYARGEWHAPSLSRRRIRLQKGLYADFHHFLLLGEGRAELHFDSGEDRPLQGPLLAFLPPQARCDLSISAGTAAHLVGTSPQIMVDAIGDKVESYSLRIFTEQRRLVEALDPLLIAEISPLILGFVRELSDPLRSSWMVASAYIRLILMALWRGDGERSEPRGQGETGSILQRYRQLVEAGFRQHRPISDYAAELGVTADRLHSICQRALGRSPIQLLHERVVQEAKLRLERSARNIQEISDGLGFRDPTYFSHFFKRKTGLSPAGYREIARASAGSENSMLSSGYADWP